GTACCGAAGTAACAGCGCCTGTGATATTGGCTTTTGAAGTTTTGCCATAGCCAACCACCACAATATTGTCGAGGTTCTGCAACTTTTCTTTCAGCACCACCGATAAAGTAATACGACCGTTCTCTTTAGCCATATAACCGTTAAGCGTATCAGAAATATATCCCAGCGAACTGACAATAAAAGAATAAGGGCCACCAACAGGAACAGCCGAAAAAGTAAAGATTCCCCTGGTGTTAGTACTTACCGTAGAGTTGAAGGTTCCGGCCTTATCGGCAGCCTTAACTGTTACACCCGGTAACGCATCCCCGTTTTCCGATTTAACTATACCTGTTACCACAGCAGTAGTCTGCTGCCCGTAGCTGTATACCGCCGCCGGCAGTAATACCAACAGCCACAGCAGCCTTTTTTGCATAAACGTTGTCGGACGAAGTTTTTTGTTCATGTTTGTGATTTTATAATTGGCAAAAGAGTGCCTGTTCATTACCTGGGTAATGATTACCGGGGGGTACCTGCCACCGGCACAACAGGATTTTTGCAACATTTACCTGTTTATATAATAGATGTTATTTTCTTTTCTGATCGTAAGCCCGTTAAGTAATACAAGTGTCTCTAAAAAGTTATCTGCAGTTTCTTTTGCCGGATTGTAAACGCCTGTAAAAGTCATATCCGCCACATCTTCTTCGCTAAAACGGATCCGTATGCTTCCACTGCGTTGCAACTGAGCGAGCACACTATTTAGCGGTTCATCTTTAAACGTTACAACAGCAGGCGCCGTCACCGCTTTCTTTTCCGTAGTCGCCTTCATCGCAGGCCGCTCATCGAAGGTCCTGACAATAGGATTGCCATTAACAGCCACAACCAGTTCCTGCCCCGGATCCAGGTAAGTAACAGCGCTGCTGTTCAATCCCTTGCCCTCAGTCGATACTGCCTGCACCTTTACCTTTCCGCTATATAACCGCACACTCACTTTACCTCCTTTATCTTCGCGCACACGGAACGAAGTTCCTAAAGCAGTGGTCGCCACCTGCGCAGTATGTACTGTAAACGGCTGCACCTTACTATTCTTCACCCGGAACAATCCGTTACCCTTCAAATAAAGATCCCTGCTGTTATTCCTGAAAGGCTGATAATAAGCAACCGAACTATTAGGCTCCAGCGTAACGGAGCTTCCATCCTGCATCGCAATGAACATGGTATCACGCGAAGTATTCTCCTGTTTTACAAGGCTATCCTTTTTAATGCCGGCAGCTGCAACCATTGCCCGCTGCTTACCCGGAAACACTTGCCACAACAAAAAGCCTCCTGCCAGCAATACCGCAACGGCAGCCGCAGCAACCCACTGCATTGGCTTCATCCGGAATACACGCAACGAAGTTTCGGTCTCTATTCTTTTCAACATCGACGCCGTTAATGCATCAGGCATCGGGTAATCACTGGTAACCTCCCAGCTCTCCTCTGTCATATATTTCTCCAGCTCGCC
The Filimonas effusa genome window above contains:
- a CDS encoding FecR family protein produces the protein MNIPEAVIQKFFRGACTDEEERQVRLYFIEYPGELEKYMTEESWEVTSDYPMPDALTASMLKRIETETSLRVFRMKPMQWVAAAAVAVLLAGGFLLWQVFPGKQRAMVAAAGIKKDSLVKQENTSRDTMFIAMQDGSSVTLEPNSSVAYYQPFRNNSRDLYLKGNGLFRVKNSKVQPFTVHTAQVATTALGTSFRVREDKGGKVSVRLYSGKVKVQAVSTEGKGLNSSAVTYLDPGQELVVAVNGNPIVRTFDERPAMKATTEKKAVTAPAVVTFKDEPLNSVLAQLQRSGSIRIRFSEEDVADMTFTGVYNPAKETADNFLETLVLLNGLTIRKENNIYYINR